One part of the Mariniflexile litorale genome encodes these proteins:
- a CDS encoding sugar-binding domain-containing protein, with amino-acid sequence MKRSLFVILVLSHLSVLGQISFGNSKKINEDWKFMLQDNQNFKSSTYNDEKWKSVNIPHDWSIEAQLSPTLASATGYLPGGIAWYRKTLDVPSNKKGEKVYLYFEGIYNRSEVFINGQSLGKRPNGYISFSFDATPYINYGETNIIAVRVDHSKSADSRWYSGSGIYRNVWLIYSNPVHISEWGVYAYPEVKKNLGILNIEVELENDSSSKEVLTVVNELFGSNGKLVVKSTSKIDVASKASNKITTNLKVKKPKLWSIETPNLYQLKTTVFKGNEVIDETRTQTGFRKFTFDANNGFALNDTWMKLKGVCLHHDAGVLGSAVPREVWKTRLQTLKDIGVNAIRTSHNPQAPDFYNLCDELGLLVLNEAYDEWEFPKRKWLEGWNSGAPGFEGSYDIFADWAEKDMEDLVRRDRNHMSVFAWSIGNEVDYPNDPYSHPVLDGGGDTGFSQAVYGGYKKEAPDAMRLGAIAKRLVAAVKKYDKSRPTTAGLAGVAMSNETAYPSALDITGYNYTESKYQTDHEKYPNRVIYGSENRHDMEAWLAVKNNDHIFGQFLWTGIDYLGESGRWPSRGFYSGLVDFSGNIKPRGYFRQSLWSQKPMIYFGTYPIRHSDRGGLSKDAWSLWNYDDAQNIRVVCYTNASKARLELNGNLVGEAKAYDEKTGIISWDIPYQSGTLEAVGLNDKNEAISRYKISSSKRPEAIKVKLENKLIDKNRGVAQVRVEIVDEDGIPVKLADNEITCRIKGSGRLLGLEAGNNTDMTDYTDNKQRVFHGGILAYIEANGNSGASINIEFTSPWLKSAEVTLELK; translated from the coding sequence ATGAAAAGAAGTCTATTTGTAATTTTAGTCCTTTCTCATTTATCTGTTTTAGGGCAGATATCTTTCGGAAATTCAAAAAAAATCAATGAAGATTGGAAGTTCATGCTTCAAGATAACCAAAATTTTAAGTCAAGTACATACAATGATGAAAAATGGAAGTCTGTAAACATTCCGCACGATTGGAGTATAGAAGCTCAATTGAGCCCTACTTTAGCCAGTGCCACAGGGTATTTGCCTGGAGGAATTGCTTGGTATAGAAAAACATTAGATGTCCCTTCAAATAAAAAAGGAGAAAAAGTATACCTGTATTTTGAAGGGATCTATAATAGAAGTGAAGTATTTATTAATGGGCAATCGTTAGGGAAGCGTCCTAATGGATACATCTCCTTTTCATTTGATGCCACTCCTTATATTAATTATGGCGAAACTAATATTATTGCAGTTAGAGTAGATCATAGTAAAAGTGCTGATTCTCGTTGGTATTCAGGGTCTGGTATATATCGAAATGTGTGGTTGATTTACTCAAACCCAGTCCATATTTCTGAGTGGGGCGTATATGCCTATCCAGAAGTTAAAAAGAACTTAGGAATATTAAATATAGAAGTTGAATTGGAAAATGATTCTAGTTCTAAAGAAGTTTTAACGGTTGTAAATGAGTTGTTTGGTAGTAACGGAAAATTAGTAGTTAAAAGTACAAGTAAAATAGATGTAGCTTCAAAAGCATCTAATAAAATTACAACCAACCTTAAAGTTAAAAAACCTAAATTGTGGAGTATTGAAACGCCCAACCTTTATCAACTTAAAACGACTGTTTTTAAAGGAAATGAAGTTATTGATGAAACACGAACTCAAACAGGCTTTCGTAAATTTACTTTTGATGCTAATAATGGGTTTGCGCTTAATGATACCTGGATGAAACTAAAAGGTGTTTGTTTACACCATGATGCAGGAGTGTTAGGTTCAGCAGTACCTCGCGAAGTTTGGAAAACCAGATTGCAAACATTGAAAGACATTGGAGTAAATGCCATACGTACCAGTCATAATCCACAAGCACCAGATTTTTATAATTTATGTGACGAATTAGGTTTGTTGGTTTTAAACGAAGCTTACGATGAATGGGAATTTCCTAAACGGAAATGGTTAGAAGGCTGGAATTCAGGTGCCCCTGGATTTGAAGGGAGTTATGATATTTTTGCCGATTGGGCGGAAAAAGATATGGAAGATTTAGTACGTCGGGATAGAAACCACATGTCTGTTTTTGCATGGAGTATTGGCAATGAGGTCGACTATCCAAACGATCCGTATTCACATCCCGTATTAGATGGAGGTGGCGATACAGGTTTTTCTCAAGCAGTATATGGCGGTTATAAAAAAGAGGCACCAGATGCCATGCGTTTAGGTGCTATTGCAAAACGATTGGTTGCAGCAGTTAAAAAGTATGATAAATCACGTCCAACAACGGCAGGATTAGCAGGTGTAGCCATGTCTAATGAAACAGCATATCCAAGTGCTTTAGATATTACAGGTTATAATTACACAGAAAGTAAATACCAAACCGACCATGAAAAATACCCAAACCGGGTTATTTATGGAAGTGAAAACAGGCACGATATGGAAGCGTGGTTAGCTGTAAAAAATAACGATCATATTTTTGGGCAGTTTTTATGGACTGGAATTGATTATTTAGGTGAATCGGGACGATGGCCTTCTAGAGGGTTTTATTCTGGATTGGTAGATTTTTCGGGTAATATAAAACCAAGAGGCTATTTTAGGCAGTCTCTTTGGTCTCAAAAACCAATGATTTATTTTGGAACCTACCCGATACGTCATAGCGATAGAGGTGGATTATCAAAAGATGCATGGTCATTATGGAATTATGATGACGCACAAAACATTCGTGTTGTTTGTTACACCAATGCATCAAAAGCACGACTTGAACTCAATGGAAACCTTGTAGGAGAAGCTAAAGCATATGATGAAAAAACAGGCATTATATCTTGGGATATTCCATATCAATCAGGAACCTTAGAAGCAGTAGGACTAAATGATAAAAATGAAGCGATTAGCCGATACAAAATATCATCATCCAAACGTCCTGAAGCTATAAAAGTTAAATTAGAAAACAAGCTTATAGATAAAAATAGAGGGGTGGCCCAAGTACGAGTAGAAATTGTAGATGAAGATGGAATACCCGTAAAACTAGCCGATAACGAAATTACATGTAGAATAAAAGGTTCTGGTAGATTATTGGGGCTTGAAGCTGGTAATAATACGGATATGACGGATTATACCGATAATAAACAACGTGTTTTTCATGGGGGGATATTGGCTTATATTGAAGCAAATGGAAATTCAGGAGCGTCTATAAATATAGAATTTACTAGTCCTTGGTTAAAGTCCGCTGAGGTTACTTTAGAGTTAAAATAA
- a CDS encoding glycoside hydrolase family 43 protein, producing the protein MKLKSKSTTLIVLIFSLLGVAFFLLSSLNYKNNNKHKSFVPGSKWTDTNGIHINAHGGGVLYYNGVYYWYGEYKASGRSGNTSLKGVSCYTSKDLYNWKNEGIVLKVDKDPNSEITKGCVIERPKVVYNKKTGKFVLWFHLELKNQGYNAARTAVATSDTPTGPFEFKKSFRPNKGVWPLNFTYQQKKLRTWNKKELKDWSAEWIASVKNGMLIQRDFEKGQMSRDMTVFVDSDEKAYHIHASEENLTLHISELTDDYLDFTDKWISVAPTGHNEAPAIFKQDGIYYMITSGCTGWDPNEARSFKSTSIWGPWQPLGNPSIGKEAHLTFRSQSTFILPVQGKEDAFIFMADRWQPRNPIDGTYVWLPINMMNGKPVLKWQDKWDLNTF; encoded by the coding sequence ATGAAATTAAAGAGCAAGTCAACCACCTTAATTGTTTTAATATTTAGTCTTTTAGGTGTTGCTTTTTTTTTGTTATCTAGTTTAAATTATAAAAATAATAATAAGCATAAATCTTTTGTTCCTGGCAGTAAATGGACAGATACAAACGGGATACACATTAATGCTCATGGAGGAGGTGTTCTTTATTATAATGGTGTTTATTATTGGTATGGAGAATATAAAGCATCTGGTAGAAGCGGAAATACTTCGTTAAAAGGAGTAAGCTGTTATACTTCTAAAGATTTGTATAATTGGAAAAACGAAGGCATCGTTTTAAAAGTAGATAAAGATCCTAATTCAGAAATAACTAAGGGCTGTGTTATAGAACGTCCAAAAGTGGTATATAATAAAAAAACAGGCAAGTTTGTTTTATGGTTTCATTTAGAACTAAAAAACCAAGGCTATAATGCAGCAAGAACAGCTGTAGCTACAAGCGATACTCCAACAGGACCTTTTGAGTTTAAAAAATCATTTAGACCCAATAAAGGAGTATGGCCATTAAATTTCACTTACCAGCAGAAGAAGTTAAGAACCTGGAATAAAAAGGAATTAAAAGATTGGTCAGCCGAATGGATAGCCTCTGTAAAAAACGGTATGCTAATACAAAGAGATTTTGAAAAAGGGCAGATGTCAAGAGATATGACTGTATTTGTAGATAGCGATGAAAAAGCATATCACATACACGCCTCAGAAGAAAATTTGACACTTCACATATCAGAACTTACAGATGATTATTTAGATTTTACAGATAAATGGATATCCGTAGCACCCACTGGTCATAATGAAGCTCCCGCAATTTTTAAACAGGATGGGATTTATTATATGATAACTTCAGGATGTACAGGCTGGGATCCTAATGAAGCCCGTTCGTTTAAATCAACATCCATTTGGGGGCCATGGCAGCCTTTAGGTAACCCGAGTATTGGAAAAGAGGCGCATCTTACATTTCGTTCACAAAGCACTTTTATTTTACCAGTTCAAGGAAAAGAAGATGCCTTTATTTTTATGGCTGATAGGTGGCAACCCAGAAATCCTATTGATGGCACCTATGTATGGCTTCCAATAAATATGATGAATGGAAAACCAGTATTAAAATGGCAAGATAAGTGGGATTTAAATACGTTTTAA
- a CDS encoding glycoside hydrolase family 88 protein, with protein MNLKVLFFSRIILMCLLFNGCLGSASSSSETEPLKEEILIEEEGSILIEDSKEDVISIINKVNTYWQENHPNPGNAFWHVSAYHTGNMDAYTVTDNEDYFDYSLAWANKNQWMGAKSQNKSEWRYSYGETDAYVLFGDWQICFQTYIDLYNFSDEKDGSKIARAREVMEYQMSTNKNDYWWWADGLYMVMPVMTKLYKLTGNELYLEKLEEYLTYANSIMYDAESKLYYRDAKYVYPKHKSANGEKDFWARGDGWVFAGYAKIIQDMPDNATYKQKYINRFKDMAIALADAQQQDGYWTRSILDPAHAPGPETSGTAFFTYGFLWGINNDILDKDSYLPVAIKSWDYLTNTALQDNGAVGYVQPIGEKAIPGQVVNRNSTADFGVGAFLLASCEMYRFLEKQ; from the coding sequence ATGAATTTAAAAGTATTGTTTTTCTCAAGAATTATTCTAATGTGTTTGCTTTTCAACGGATGTTTGGGAAGTGCTAGTTCAAGTAGCGAAACTGAGCCATTAAAGGAAGAAATCTTAATAGAGGAAGAGGGTTCTATCTTAATAGAAGATTCTAAAGAAGACGTTATTTCAATTATCAACAAAGTTAATACCTATTGGCAAGAAAATCATCCTAATCCAGGTAATGCTTTTTGGCATGTATCAGCATATCATACAGGGAATATGGATGCTTATACAGTAACTGATAATGAGGATTATTTTGATTATTCGTTAGCTTGGGCAAATAAAAACCAATGGATGGGAGCTAAATCTCAAAATAAGTCCGAATGGAGATACAGTTATGGGGAAACCGATGCATATGTTTTGTTTGGCGATTGGCAAATTTGTTTTCAAACCTATATTGATCTATATAATTTTTCAGATGAAAAAGACGGATCTAAAATAGCGCGTGCCCGCGAAGTTATGGAATATCAAATGAGTACGAATAAAAATGATTATTGGTGGTGGGCAGATGGTTTATATATGGTAATGCCCGTAATGACTAAACTTTATAAACTAACAGGAAATGAGTTATACTTAGAGAAATTAGAAGAATATCTTACCTATGCAAATAGTATCATGTATGATGCTGAATCAAAGTTATATTATCGTGATGCTAAATATGTGTATCCAAAACATAAAAGTGCAAATGGTGAAAAAGATTTTTGGGCTAGAGGAGATGGATGGGTTTTTGCAGGATATGCAAAAATCATCCAAGATATGCCCGACAATGCAACGTATAAACAAAAATACATTAATAGGTTTAAAGATATGGCGATAGCATTAGCGGATGCTCAACAACAAGACGGATATTGGACCCGTAGTATCTTAGACCCAGCACATGCACCAGGACCAGAAACTAGTGGAACAGCCTTTTTTACTTATGGTTTTTTATGGGGGATAAACAACGATATATTAGATAAAGACAGCTATTTGCCGGTAGCTATAAAATCATGGGATTACCTAACAAACACGGCGCTTCAAGATAATGGAGCAGTAGGTTATGTACAGCCCATTGGTGAAAAAGCGATCCCTGGGCAAGTTGTCAATAGAAATTCTACTGCAGATTTTGGTGTGGGAGCATTTTTATTAGCTTCATGTGAAATGTATCGTTTTCTAGAAAAACAATAA
- a CDS encoding glycoside hydrolase family 16 protein, whose translation MSKIWIKSVFYSVSVFVLFFLKSCSGSKSNTTQVKGYQLIWNDEFNVDGLPNKNNWNYETGFVRNEEAQWYQKENAVCKDGFLIIEVKKETKPNPDFISKSTADWRKNRDSIYLTSSCLITKDKQEWKYGRFEIKAKIPVEMGLWPAFWTLGVEHNWPANGEIDIMEFYKGKILANIAWEGDKKWKPVWDSKTYLLESFNNNNWANEFHIWRMDWDEKAIKLYVDNQLLNEVDLSNTFNGTNKNINPFHQSHYLLLNLAVGGMNGGDFLNTNFPAPFIIDYVRVYKKDKK comes from the coding sequence ATGAGTAAAATTTGGATTAAAAGCGTTTTTTATAGCGTGAGTGTTTTTGTTTTGTTTTTCTTGAAGAGTTGTTCGGGATCAAAAAGCAATACCACTCAGGTTAAAGGGTATCAACTAATTTGGAATGATGAATTTAACGTTGATGGATTGCCTAATAAGAATAACTGGAATTATGAAACAGGATTTGTTCGAAATGAAGAAGCACAATGGTACCAAAAAGAAAATGCCGTTTGTAAAGATGGGTTTTTAATTATTGAGGTAAAAAAAGAAACAAAACCCAATCCCGATTTCATATCAAAAAGCACTGCTGATTGGCGTAAAAATCGGGATTCCATATATCTCACTTCAAGTTGTTTAATCACAAAAGATAAACAGGAATGGAAATATGGTAGGTTTGAAATAAAAGCAAAAATACCCGTTGAAATGGGTTTGTGGCCAGCGTTTTGGACCTTAGGAGTGGAACACAATTGGCCTGCAAATGGTGAAATTGATATTATGGAGTTTTATAAAGGCAAAATATTAGCCAATATAGCTTGGGAAGGAGATAAGAAATGGAAACCTGTTTGGGATAGTAAAACCTATTTGCTTGAAAGTTTTAATAATAACAATTGGGCAAACGAATTCCATATATGGAGAATGGATTGGGATGAAAAGGCCATTAAATTATATGTAGATAATCAGTTGTTAAATGAAGTCGATTTAAGTAATACATTTAACGGAACAAATAAAAATATAAATCCATTCCATCAATCACATTATTTATTATTAAATCTTGCTGTTGGAGGCATGAATGGCGGCGATTTTTTAAACACCAATTTTCCTGCTCCATTTATTATTGATTATGTAAGAGTGTATAAAAAAGATAAAAAATAA